Proteins encoded within one genomic window of Streptomyces sp. NBC_01314:
- a CDS encoding HAMP domain-containing protein, with protein MESGAATRGTKARAKGGQSLSDQHKSRKPRNGTTTVDTAALNRLLTALEAMRDGNFRKRLTVSGDGVMAEITAVYNEVADRNLHLTGELSRVRRVVGREGKLTERLETGATEGSWAAAIDASNALVDDLVRPVSEVSRVLSAVADGDLSPRMELRSQGPDGTGHPLRGEFLKVGRTVNNLVDQLSTFTDEVTRVASEVGTEGKLGGQAKVRGMSGSWKDLTESVNTMAHRLTAQVRDIALVTTAVAKGDLSRKVTVHVAGEMLELKETVNTMVDQLSAFSSEVTRVAREVGTDGQLGGQAEVPGVAGVWKELTDSVNTMAGNLTAQVRGIAQVTTAVANGDLSQKVTVPARGEVAKLAETINQMTETLRIFADEVTRVANEVGAEGRLGGQAQVPGAAGTWKDLTDSVNTVFRNLTIQVRDIAAVTTAVANGDLSQKVTVDVAGEMLELKNTVNGMVDQLSYFGAEVTRVANEVGAEGRLGGQAQVPGAAGTWKDLTDSVNTAFRNLTGQVRNIAAVTTAVANGDLSQKVTVDVAGEMLELKNTVNTMVDQLSSFADQVTRMARDVGTEGRLGGQARVDGVSGTWKELTDSVNSMAGNLTSQVRNIAQVTTAVARGDLSQKIDVDARGEILELKNTINTMVDQLSSFADQVTRVARDVGTEGRLGGQAQVPGVAGVWRDLTESVNGMAGNLTGQVRNIAQVATAVARGDLSQKITVDARGEILELKNTLNTMVDQLSSFAEEVTRVAREVGTEGQLGGQAEVQGVSGTWKDLTQSVNFMANNLTIQVRQIAEVTTAVAKGDLSKKITVDAKGEILELVTTVNTMVDQLSSFAEQVTRVAREVGTEGILGGQAHVPGITGIWKDLSGNVNLMAKNLTMQVRNISQVAAAVANGDLTRTVTIEARGEVAELADTFNSMVKTLSSFADQVTKVAREVGTDGILGGQAHVPGVAGTWKDLTESVNSMASNLTGQVRNIAMVTTAIAKGDLTKKIDIDARGEILELKTTINTMVDQLSSFAEEVTRVAREVGTEGQLGGLARVRDVDGTWRDLTESVNEMAGNLTRQVRAIARVATAVTRGDLNLKIDVDASGEIKELQDYINKMIANLRDTTIANQEQDWLKGNLARISALMQGRRDLDDVASLIMSELTPVVSAQHGAFFLALPFLDGKDLAPDNDEQYELRMLGSYGYSMGSMPTSFRPGEALVGTAAKEKRTILVENAPSGYLKISSGLGEAPPAQVIVLPVLFEGTVLGVIELASFTPFTQIQKDFLNQIAEMIATSVNTISVNTKTEVLLKQSQELTEQLRERSDELENRQKALQASNAELEEKAELLARQNRDIEVKNTEIEEARQVLEERAEQLAVSMRYKSEFLANMSHELRTPLNSLLILAKLLADNAESNLTPKQVEFSETIHGAGSDLLQLINDILDLSKVEAGKMDVSPTRIALVQLVDYVEATFRPLTAEKGLDFSVRVSPELPATLHTDEQRLLQVLRNLLSNAVKFTDSGAVELVIRPAGADVPVAIKEQLLEAGSLRDADAPMIAFSVTDTGIGIAASKMRVIFEAFKQADGTTSRKYGGTGLGLSISREIARLLGGEIYAQSEPGRGSTFTLYLPLHPSELPPQGYANSAPAALEAGELLASEHELAERTETPAEVKSYRETQNGAAALFRRRRRSMPAGSPSDLYQQGNGQAQEHWAQQVAQEAAQPRRTIRFDGEKVLIVDDDIRNVFALTSVLEQHGLSVLYAENGREGIEVLEQHDDVTVVLMDIMMPEMDGYATTTAIRRMPQFAGLPIIALTAKAMKGDREKAIDSGASDYVTKPVDPDHLLSVMEQWMRSE; from the coding sequence GTGGAGTCTGGCGCAGCGACGCGGGGCACTAAGGCGCGCGCGAAAGGCGGACAGTCCCTGAGCGATCAGCACAAATCACGTAAACCGCGCAATGGGACCACCACGGTGGACACGGCTGCCCTGAACCGGCTGCTGACGGCGCTGGAGGCGATGCGGGACGGTAATTTCCGCAAGCGGCTGACCGTCTCGGGCGACGGGGTGATGGCCGAGATCACCGCCGTGTACAACGAGGTGGCGGACCGGAACCTGCATCTGACCGGTGAGTTGTCGCGGGTGCGGCGTGTGGTGGGGCGTGAGGGGAAGCTCACCGAGCGGCTGGAGACGGGTGCCACCGAGGGGTCGTGGGCGGCCGCGATCGACGCCTCGAACGCACTGGTCGACGACCTCGTACGGCCTGTCTCCGAGGTCAGCCGGGTGCTGTCGGCCGTCGCGGACGGCGATCTGTCGCCGCGCATGGAGCTGCGGTCGCAAGGGCCGGACGGGACCGGGCATCCGCTGCGCGGGGAGTTCCTGAAGGTCGGCCGTACGGTCAACAACCTGGTCGACCAGCTGTCGACCTTCACCGACGAGGTCACCCGGGTGGCCAGCGAGGTGGGCACCGAGGGCAAGCTGGGCGGGCAGGCCAAGGTGCGTGGCATGTCCGGTTCCTGGAAGGACCTGACGGAGTCCGTCAACACCATGGCGCACCGGCTCACCGCACAGGTGAGGGACATCGCGCTGGTGACGACCGCGGTCGCGAAGGGCGACTTGTCACGGAAGGTCACGGTTCATGTGGCCGGCGAGATGCTGGAGCTGAAGGAGACCGTCAACACGATGGTCGACCAGCTCTCCGCGTTCTCCTCGGAGGTGACCCGAGTCGCGCGTGAGGTGGGCACCGACGGGCAGCTGGGCGGTCAGGCCGAGGTGCCGGGCGTGGCGGGTGTGTGGAAGGAACTCACCGATTCGGTGAACACCATGGCCGGCAATCTCACCGCGCAGGTGCGGGGGATCGCCCAGGTCACCACGGCGGTCGCCAACGGCGACCTGTCGCAGAAGGTCACCGTGCCCGCACGCGGTGAGGTCGCCAAGCTCGCCGAGACCATCAACCAGATGACCGAGACGCTGCGGATCTTCGCCGACGAGGTCACGCGGGTGGCCAACGAGGTCGGTGCCGAGGGTCGGCTGGGTGGTCAGGCGCAGGTGCCGGGCGCGGCGGGAACGTGGAAGGACCTCACCGATTCGGTGAACACGGTCTTCCGGAATCTCACGATCCAGGTGCGGGACATCGCGGCGGTGACCACCGCGGTCGCCAACGGCGACCTCTCGCAGAAGGTCACCGTGGACGTGGCCGGCGAGATGCTGGAGCTGAAGAACACCGTCAACGGGATGGTCGACCAGCTGTCGTACTTCGGTGCCGAGGTCACGCGGGTGGCCAACGAGGTCGGTGCCGAGGGTCGGCTGGGTGGTCAGGCGCAGGTGCCGGGCGCGGCCGGTACGTGGAAGGACCTGACGGACTCCGTCAACACCGCGTTCCGGAATCTCACCGGACAGGTGAGGAACATCGCGGCGGTGACGACGGCCGTGGCCAACGGCGACCTCTCGCAGAAGGTCACCGTCGATGTCGCGGGCGAGATGCTCGAACTGAAGAACACCGTGAACACGATGGTGGACCAGCTGTCGTCGTTCGCCGACCAAGTGACGCGGATGGCCCGGGACGTGGGCACGGAGGGCCGCCTCGGCGGTCAGGCCCGCGTGGACGGCGTGTCCGGTACGTGGAAGGAACTCACCGACTCCGTCAACTCGATGGCCGGCAACCTCACCTCGCAGGTGCGCAACATCGCGCAGGTGACGACGGCCGTGGCGCGGGGCGACCTGTCCCAGAAGATCGACGTCGACGCGCGCGGCGAGATCCTGGAGCTGAAGAACACCATCAACACGATGGTCGACCAGCTGTCGTCGTTCGCCGACCAGGTGACCCGGGTCGCCCGGGACGTGGGCACGGAGGGCCGCCTCGGCGGTCAGGCGCAGGTGCCCGGTGTCGCCGGTGTGTGGCGCGATCTCACCGAGTCCGTGAACGGCATGGCCGGCAACCTGACCGGCCAGGTCCGCAACATCGCGCAGGTCGCCACGGCGGTGGCCCGCGGCGACCTGTCCCAGAAGATCACCGTGGACGCGCGCGGCGAGATCCTGGAGCTGAAGAACACGCTGAACACGATGGTGGACCAGCTGTCGTCGTTCGCGGAGGAGGTCACCAGGGTCGCCCGCGAGGTGGGCACGGAGGGCCAGCTCGGCGGTCAGGCCGAGGTGCAGGGCGTCTCCGGCACCTGGAAGGACCTCACGCAGTCGGTGAACTTCATGGCGAACAACCTGACGATCCAGGTGCGTCAGATCGCCGAGGTCACGACCGCCGTCGCCAAGGGCGACCTGTCGAAGAAGATCACCGTCGACGCCAAGGGCGAGATCCTCGAACTCGTCACCACCGTCAACACGATGGTCGACCAGTTGTCGTCCTTCGCCGAGCAGGTGACCCGGGTGGCCCGCGAGGTGGGCACCGAGGGCATCCTGGGCGGCCAGGCGCACGTGCCGGGCATCACCGGCATCTGGAAGGACCTCAGCGGCAACGTCAACCTGATGGCCAAGAACCTCACCATGCAGGTGCGGAACATCTCGCAGGTCGCGGCGGCCGTCGCCAACGGCGACCTGACCCGTACGGTGACGATCGAGGCGCGTGGTGAGGTCGCGGAGCTCGCGGACACCTTCAACAGCATGGTGAAGACGCTGAGTTCGTTCGCCGACCAGGTCACCAAGGTGGCCCGCGAGGTGGGCACGGACGGCATCCTGGGCGGCCAGGCGCACGTACCGGGTGTGGCGGGCACGTGGAAGGACCTCACCGAGTCCGTGAACTCGATGGCGTCCAACCTCACCGGACAGGTCCGCAACATCGCGATGGTCACGACGGCCATCGCCAAGGGCGACCTGACCAAGAAGATCGACATCGACGCGCGCGGCGAGATCCTGGAGCTCAAGACCACCATCAACACGATGGTCGACCAGTTGTCGTCCTTCGCCGAGGAGGTCACCCGGGTGGCCCGCGAGGTGGGCACCGAGGGCCAGCTGGGCGGTCTGGCGAGGGTGCGGGACGTCGACGGCACCTGGCGGGACCTCACCGAGTCGGTGAACGAGATGGCAGGGAACCTGACCCGGCAGGTGCGCGCCATCGCGCGCGTGGCCACCGCGGTGACCCGGGGCGACCTGAACCTCAAGATCGACGTCGACGCGTCCGGCGAGATCAAGGAACTGCAGGACTACATCAACAAGATGATCGCCAACCTGCGCGACACCACGATCGCCAACCAGGAGCAGGACTGGCTCAAGGGCAACCTCGCCCGGATCTCCGCCCTGATGCAGGGCCGCCGGGACCTCGACGACGTGGCCTCGCTGATCATGAGCGAGCTGACGCCGGTGGTGTCGGCGCAGCACGGGGCGTTCTTCCTCGCGCTGCCGTTCCTGGACGGCAAGGACCTGGCCCCGGACAACGACGAGCAGTACGAGCTGCGCATGCTCGGCTCGTACGGCTACTCCATGGGCTCCATGCCGACGTCGTTCCGGCCCGGTGAGGCGCTGGTGGGGACGGCCGCGAAGGAGAAGCGCACGATCCTGGTGGAGAACGCGCCGAGCGGCTATCTGAAGATCTCCTCCGGGCTGGGCGAGGCGCCCCCGGCACAGGTCATCGTGCTTCCGGTGCTCTTCGAGGGGACCGTGCTCGGCGTGATCGAGCTGGCGTCGTTCACGCCGTTCACGCAGATTCAGAAGGACTTCCTGAACCAGATCGCGGAGATGATCGCGACGAGCGTCAACACCATCTCCGTGAACACCAAGACCGAGGTGCTGCTGAAGCAGTCGCAGGAGCTGACCGAGCAACTGCGTGAGCGGTCCGACGAGTTGGAGAACCGGCAGAAGGCACTGCAGGCGTCCAACGCCGAGCTGGAGGAGAAGGCCGAGCTGCTGGCCCGGCAGAACCGCGACATCGAGGTCAAGAACACCGAGATCGAGGAGGCACGCCAGGTCCTGGAGGAGCGCGCCGAGCAGCTCGCGGTCTCCATGCGCTACAAGAGCGAGTTCCTGGCGAACATGTCGCACGAGCTGCGCACCCCGCTCAACTCGCTGCTGATCCTCGCCAAGCTGCTCGCCGACAACGCCGAGTCGAACCTGACGCCCAAGCAGGTCGAGTTCTCCGAGACGATCCACGGAGCGGGCTCCGACCTGCTTCAGCTGATCAACGACATCCTGGACCTGTCGAAGGTCGAGGCGGGCAAGATGGACGTCTCGCCGACCCGTATCGCCCTCGTCCAGCTCGTCGACTACGTGGAGGCCACCTTCCGGCCGCTGACCGCGGAGAAGGGCCTCGACTTCTCCGTACGGGTCTCGCCGGAGCTGCCCGCCACTCTGCACACCGACGAACAGCGGCTGTTGCAGGTGCTGCGGAACCTGTTGTCCAACGCGGTGAAGTTCACCGACTCGGGGGCCGTGGAGCTGGTCATCCGGCCGGCCGGCGCGGATGTGCCGGTGGCCATCAAGGAGCAACTGCTGGAGGCGGGCTCGCTGCGGGACGCGGACGCCCCCATGATCGCGTTCTCGGTGACGGACACGGGCATCGGCATCGCGGCCAGCAAGATGCGGGTCATCTTCGAGGCGTTCAAGCAGGCGGACGGCACCACGAGCCGCAAGTACGGCGGGACGGGCCTGGGGCTGTCCATCTCGCGGGAGATCGCCCGGCTGCTGGGCGGCGAGATTTACGCGCAGAGCGAGCCGGGACGCGGCTCCACCTTCACCCTGTATTTGCCGCTGCACCCGAGCGAACTGCCCCCGCAGGGCTACGCGAACAGCGCGCCCGCCGCGCTGGAGGCGGGGGAGCTGCTGGCGTCCGAGCACGAGCTTGCCGAGCGCACCGAGACGCCGGCCGAGGTGAAGTCGTACCGCGAGACGCAGAACGGGGCCGCCGCGCTCTTCCGGCGGCGTCGCAGGTCCATGCCGGCGGGTTCCCCGTCGGACCTGTACCAGCAGGGCAACGGGCAGGCCCAGGAGCACTGGGCGCAGCAGGTCGCGCAGGAGGCGGCGCAGCCGCGCCGGACGATCCGCTTCGACGGCGAGAAGGTACTCATCGTCGACGACGACATCCGCAACGTCTTCGCGCTCACCAGCGTCCTGGAGCAGCACGGTCTGTCCGTGCTGTACGCCGAGAACGGCCGTGAGGGCATCGAGGTCCTGGAACAGCACGACGACGTGACGGTCGTCCTGATGGACATCATGATGCCCGAGATGGACGGATACGCGACGACCACGGCGATCCGCCGGATGCCCCAGTTCGCCGGACTGCCGATCATCGCCCTGACGGCCAAGGCGATGAAGGGCGACCGGGAGAAGGCGATCGACTCGGGAGCCTCCGACTATGTGACGAAGCCGGTCGATCCGGATCATCTGCTGTCGGTCATGGAGCAGTGGATGCGAAGTGAGTGA
- a CDS encoding SpoIIE family protein phosphatase, which yields MTTGLHPGETPQEPRPTENQPLPRQEAVPGSPHVENRTRSSVITARAAASFTAVSRSVATARSFVRDTLQGWGFADIVDDAVVLTSELVTNAVVHAGTSADVLCLRADDNVRIEVADRYPEREIPLQGSHINMGSPDREGGRGLQLCAAMASRWGVEYTSTHKQVWFQLDLPDRPVGTRSAGPALPADLLPLADGRVRVAVVQIDRVGAIGAWNEDAEELFGYAPDQVIGKPLTDLAAWPHTPGTSTGVVEALQLSRWEGSYGIRGANGRVTPVYASHLRVRDTAGDPSTVCLLVRDDERAVLQTPIRMPAGDGSGSGEGQAADPFEVFIGSPAPDDLDGLLQRTVERARDMLDGDSAFLLLATDDETELEVRASTGLPSARQRFARVPVDAGPGRYGSARMPAVHDDLMAVPGAVPLLNGTGMRSVVTVPLKVEGRLTGSLGVAAESQGRYSNEEALRLQFAADRIALAVESARLGELERLRRGSLSFLVEASDLLAGTLDRDQTLALMAQMTIPTLATWCAVYTIADQASDPYLSYVLHEDEDLIDGLKALLSKIRPPEPIPTPGARVWTAPAEAAHQAALRTSMRSLGLGEPATVSSGIGTTLATASAVGGETVVLPLVARNRVIGMLTLGKPTDEHFRQEILELAEDLSRRAALALDNARLYSERVAISQSLQRSLLPPELPQIDGVEVEVIYRAAGEGNEVGGDFYDLFPIRDGAYGFAIGDVCGTGPEAAAVTGLARHALRLLAREGYGGPAVLERLNSAIIDEGARSRFLTLLYGELWPQEDGSAVLKVVCAGHPLPLRLRQDGTVEPAAEPQALLGVMEDLELYEQTVTLDPGDVLLCVTDGVTERREGTRMLGDDGLTEVLTACTGLTAGAVAARVMRAVERFASDAPSDDMAILAMRVPGLQRD from the coding sequence ATGACCACCGGACTGCATCCCGGGGAAACCCCCCAGGAACCCAGGCCGACGGAGAATCAGCCTCTGCCACGGCAGGAGGCCGTCCCAGGATCCCCGCACGTCGAGAACCGGACAAGGAGTTCTGTGATCACCGCGCGCGCGGCCGCCAGTTTCACTGCCGTCTCACGATCCGTCGCGACCGCCCGCTCGTTCGTCCGCGACACCCTCCAGGGCTGGGGCTTCGCCGACATCGTCGACGACGCGGTGGTCCTCACCAGCGAACTCGTCACCAACGCGGTCGTCCACGCGGGCACCTCCGCCGACGTCCTGTGTCTGCGGGCCGACGACAACGTACGCATCGAGGTCGCCGACAGATATCCCGAGCGTGAGATCCCCCTCCAGGGCAGCCACATCAACATGGGCAGCCCGGACCGCGAGGGCGGCCGCGGTCTCCAGCTGTGCGCGGCGATGGCCTCCCGCTGGGGCGTCGAGTACACGTCCACCCACAAGCAGGTCTGGTTCCAACTCGACCTCCCCGACCGCCCGGTGGGTACCCGCTCGGCCGGCCCGGCCCTCCCCGCCGACCTGCTCCCGCTCGCCGACGGCCGGGTCCGCGTCGCGGTCGTCCAGATCGACCGCGTGGGCGCGATCGGCGCCTGGAACGAGGATGCCGAGGAACTCTTCGGGTACGCCCCCGACCAGGTCATCGGCAAGCCCCTCACCGACCTCGCCGCCTGGCCGCACACCCCCGGCACCAGCACCGGCGTCGTCGAGGCCCTGCAACTCTCCCGCTGGGAGGGCAGTTACGGCATCCGCGGCGCCAACGGCCGCGTGACCCCGGTCTACGCCTCCCACCTCCGGGTCCGCGACACGGCCGGCGACCCCTCCACGGTCTGCCTTCTCGTCCGGGACGACGAGCGCGCCGTCCTCCAGACGCCGATCCGCATGCCGGCCGGTGACGGCTCCGGCTCCGGCGAGGGCCAGGCAGCGGACCCCTTCGAGGTCTTCATCGGCTCGCCCGCCCCGGACGACCTCGACGGCCTGCTCCAGCGCACGGTCGAGCGCGCCCGCGACATGCTCGACGGCGACTCCGCCTTCCTGCTCCTCGCGACCGACGACGAGACGGAGCTGGAGGTACGGGCCTCCACGGGCCTCCCGTCGGCCCGCCAGCGCTTCGCCCGCGTCCCGGTGGACGCCGGCCCCGGCCGCTACGGCTCGGCCCGTATGCCCGCCGTCCACGACGATCTCATGGCCGTCCCCGGCGCCGTCCCCCTCCTCAACGGCACGGGCATGCGCTCGGTCGTCACGGTCCCCCTCAAGGTCGAGGGACGCCTCACGGGCTCCCTGGGCGTCGCCGCCGAGTCCCAGGGCCGGTACTCCAACGAGGAGGCGCTGCGCCTCCAGTTCGCCGCCGACCGCATCGCCCTGGCCGTCGAGTCGGCCCGTCTGGGCGAGCTGGAGCGTCTGCGCCGCGGCTCGTTGAGCTTCCTGGTGGAAGCCTCCGACCTCCTGGCCGGCACCCTGGACCGCGACCAGACCCTGGCCCTCATGGCCCAGATGACGATCCCGACCCTCGCCACCTGGTGCGCCGTCTACACGATCGCCGACCAGGCCTCGGACCCGTACCTCAGTTACGTCCTGCACGAGGACGAGGACCTCATCGACGGCCTCAAGGCCCTCCTCTCCAAGATCCGCCCGCCGGAGCCCATCCCCACCCCGGGCGCCCGCGTCTGGACGGCTCCCGCCGAGGCGGCCCACCAGGCGGCTCTGCGCACCTCCATGCGCAGCCTGGGCCTCGGCGAGCCCGCCACGGTGAGCTCGGGCATCGGCACGACGCTGGCGACGGCCTCGGCTGTGGGCGGCGAGACCGTCGTCCTCCCGCTCGTGGCCCGCAACCGCGTCATCGGCATGCTGACCCTCGGCAAGCCCACGGACGAACACTTCCGCCAGGAGATCCTGGAGTTGGCGGAGGACCTCTCCCGCCGGGCGGCCCTGGCCCTGGACAACGCCCGCCTGTACTCGGAGCGCGTGGCCATCAGCCAGTCCCTCCAGCGCAGCCTCCTACCGCCCGAGCTTCCGCAGATCGACGGCGTCGAGGTCGAGGTCATCTACCGCGCGGCCGGCGAGGGCAACGAGGTCGGCGGCGACTTCTACGACCTCTTCCCCATCCGCGACGGCGCGTACGGCTTCGCCATCGGCGACGTCTGCGGCACCGGCCCTGAGGCCGCCGCGGTCACCGGCCTGGCCCGACACGCCCTGCGCCTGCTGGCCCGCGAGGGCTACGGCGGCCCGGCGGTCCTGGAGCGCCTCAACTCCGCGATCATCGACGAGGGCGCCCGCAGCCGCTTCCTGACGCTCCTGTACGGCGAGTTGTGGCCCCAGGAGGACGGCAGCGCCGTACTGAAGGTCGTCTGCGCCGGCCACCCGCTCCCGCTGCGCCTGCGCCAGGACGGCACGGTCGAGCCCGCCGCCGAACCACAGGCGCTCCTCGGCGTCATGGAGGATCTGGAGCTGTACGAGCAGACGGTCACCCTCGACCCCGGCGACGTCCTCCTGTGCGTCACCGACGGCGTCACCGAACGCCGTGAAGGCACCCGCATGTTGGGCGACGACGGCCTCACCGAGGTTCTCACCGCCTGCACGGGCCTCACGGCGGGCGCGGTCGCGGCCCGCGTCATGCGCGCGGTCGAACGCTTCGCCTCCGACGCCCCCTCCGACGACATGGCCATCCTGGCGATGCGTGTCCCGGGCCTCCAGAGGGACTGA
- a CDS encoding DegT/DnrJ/EryC1/StrS family aminotransferase, protein MLRAAGVGVGDEVVVPAFGNPEVAQAVSLAGAVPVFADIDPVTYCLDASAVEAAVTPRTVAAVVVHRFGRSADVASLRQVGQRHGLLLLEQGESETPYSELGERRRQAAYLSAKLKGVRTPEGCDGHTFQQYVVRVPGNGRPDRDAFARAVRAKGVECGVPVKTPVHRMPGFRRDVCLPETERAADETLALPIGGEMSRRELQRLVSTCNALGGLLQPAF, encoded by the coding sequence ATGCTCAGAGCCGCGGGTGTCGGCGTCGGTGACGAAGTGGTCGTGCCGGCGTTCGGGAACCCGGAGGTCGCTCAGGCGGTGAGCCTGGCAGGGGCTGTGCCGGTGTTCGCCGACATAGACCCGGTGACGTACTGCCTGGATGCTTCGGCTGTCGAGGCCGCTGTGACGCCGCGGACGGTGGCAGCGGTCGTCGTCCACCGCTTCGGCCGTTCGGCCGACGTCGCGTCGCTGCGTCAAGTCGGGCAGCGGCATGGGCTGTTGCTGCTGGAGCAGGGGGAGTCGGAGACGCCGTACAGCGAGCTGGGGGAGCGTCGGCGGCAGGCCGCGTACCTCAGTGCGAAGCTGAAGGGCGTACGGACCCCCGAAGGGTGCGACGGGCACACCTTCCAGCAGTACGTCGTGCGGGTGCCCGGAAACGGGCGGCCCGACCGGGACGCCTTCGCGCGGGCCGTACGGGCCAAGGGAGTCGAGTGCGGGGTGCCGGTGAAGACACCGGTGCACCGGATGCCCGGCTTCCGGCGGGACGTGTGTCTGCCCGAGACCGAGCGTGCCGCCGACGAGACACTGGCGCTGCCCATCGGCGGCGAGATGTCGCGGCGGGAACTGCAGCGGCTGGTGTCCACCTGTAATGCGCTCGGCGGGTTGCTGCAGCCGGCCTTCTAG
- a CDS encoding ribonuclease J, giving the protein MSHPHPELGPPPPLPEGGLRVTPLGGLGEIGRNMTVFEYGGRLLIVDCGVLFPEEEQPGVDLILPDFSSVRDRLDDIEGIVLTHGHEDHIGAVPYLLREKPDIPLIGSKLTLALIEAKLQEHRIRPYTLEVVEGNRERIGPFDCEFVAVNHSIPDALAVAIRTPAGMVVHTGDFKMDQLPLDNRLTDLHAFARLSEEGIDLLLSDSTNAEVPGFVPPERDISNVLRQVFAGAGKRIIVASFASHIHRIQQILDAAHEYGRRVAFVGRSMVRNMGIARDLGYLKVPPGLVVDVKTLDDLPDREIVLVCTGSQGEPMAALSRMANRDHQIRIVQGDTVILASSLIPGNENAVYRVINGLTRWGANVVHKGNAKVHVSGHASAGELLYFYNICRPKNLMPVHGEWRHLRANAELGALTGVPHDRIVIAEDGVVVDLIEGKAKISGKVQAGYVYVDGLSVGLGEPALKDRRILGDEGIISVFVVVDSSTGKITGGPHIQARGSGIEDSAFSAVVPRIAEVLERSAQDGVVEPHQLQQLIRRTLGKWVSDTYRRRPMILPVVVEV; this is encoded by the coding sequence TTGAGTCATCCGCATCCTGAACTCGGCCCGCCGCCGCCGCTCCCCGAAGGTGGCCTGCGGGTCACCCCACTGGGCGGCCTCGGCGAGATCGGCCGGAACATGACGGTCTTCGAATACGGCGGCCGACTACTGATCGTCGACTGCGGGGTGCTCTTCCCCGAGGAGGAGCAGCCCGGTGTCGACCTGATCCTGCCGGACTTCTCATCCGTCAGGGACCGCCTCGACGACATCGAGGGCATCGTCCTCACACATGGCCACGAGGACCACATCGGAGCGGTCCCGTACCTGCTCCGGGAGAAGCCCGACATCCCGCTGATCGGCTCCAAGCTCACCCTCGCGCTCATCGAGGCCAAGCTCCAGGAGCACCGCATCCGCCCGTACACCCTTGAGGTGGTCGAGGGGAACCGCGAGCGCATCGGCCCCTTCGACTGCGAGTTCGTCGCGGTCAACCACTCCATCCCGGACGCCCTGGCCGTGGCCATCCGCACCCCCGCGGGCATGGTGGTCCACACGGGCGACTTCAAGATGGACCAGCTCCCGCTGGACAACCGTCTGACAGATCTACACGCGTTCGCACGGTTGAGCGAGGAGGGGATCGACCTCCTCCTCTCCGACTCCACGAACGCCGAGGTCCCGGGGTTCGTTCCGCCCGAACGCGACATCTCCAACGTTCTGCGCCAGGTCTTCGCGGGCGCCGGCAAGCGGATCATCGTGGCGAGCTTCGCCAGCCACATCCACCGCATCCAGCAGATCCTCGACGCCGCGCACGAATACGGCCGCCGGGTCGCCTTCGTCGGTCGCTCGATGGTCCGGAACATGGGCATCGCCAGGGACCTGGGATACCTGAAGGTCCCGCCGGGCCTCGTCGTGGACGTCAAGACACTCGACGACCTGCCGGACCGCGAGATCGTCCTCGTGTGCACCGGATCGCAGGGCGAGCCGATGGCGGCGCTGTCCCGCATGGCCAACCGGGACCACCAGATCCGCATCGTCCAGGGCGACACGGTGATCCTGGCCTCCTCCCTGATCCCCGGCAACGAGAACGCGGTCTACCGCGTCATCAACGGCCTCACCCGCTGGGGCGCCAACGTCGTGCACAAGGGCAATGCCAAGGTCCACGTCTCCGGGCACGCCTCGGCCGGCGAACTGCTGTACTTCTACAACATCTGCCGGCCGAAGAACCTCATGCCGGTGCACGGCGAATGGCGCCACCTGCGTGCCAACGCCGAACTGGGCGCACTGACGGGCGTACCGCACGACCGCATCGTCATCGCCGAGGACGGCGTGGTCGTCGACCTCATCGAGGGCAAGGCCAAGATCTCCGGCAAGGTCCAGGCCGGTTACGTGTACGTCGACGGCCTCTCGGTCGGACTCGGCGAGCCGGCCCTGAAGGACCGGCGGATCCTGGGCGACGAGGGCATCATCTCGGTCTTCGTGGTGGTGGACTCCTCCACCGGGAAGATCACCGGCGGTCCGCACATCCAGGCCCGCGGCTCCGGCATCGAGGACTCCGCGTTCAGCGCGGTCGTCCCGCGGATCGCCGAGGTCCTGGAGCGCTCGGCGCAGGACGGGGTTGTCGAGCCTCATCAGCTGCAACAGCTGATCCGCCGCACCCTCGGCAAGTGGGTCTCCGACACCTACCGGCGCAGGCCGATGATCCTGCCTGTGGTGGTGGAGGTCTGA